The genome window GCCTCTTCCTTGTCGTCGGCGGCCAGCGCGCTGTTGCCCTGCCGGACCGTGGTGTGCACGACGGCGAGCGCCTGCGGCACCCCGAGGTCGTCGTCCATCGCCTCGGCGAACGCCGGCGGCACCTCGGCCGCGGGCTCCACGACCCCGCCCGCCTTCTCGACGACCCGCTGCACGAACCCCTCGATACGGGCGAACGCCGACTCGGCCTCGCGCAGGGCCTCCTCGCTGTACTCGATCATCGACCGGTAGTGCGGGGTGCCCAGGTAGTACCTGAGGACGATCGGCCGCCAGTGCTTGACCATCTCGGAGACGAGGACGCTGTTCCCCAGCGACTTGGACATCTTCTCGCCGCTCATGGTGACCCAGGCGTTGTGCACCCAGTACGCGGCGAAGGCGTCGCCGAAGGCCTTGGCCTGCGCGATCTCGTTCTCGTGGTGCGGGAAGATCAGGTCGAGGCCGCCGCCGTGGATGTCGAAGGCGCTGCCCAGGTACTTGTGCGCCATGGCCGAGCACTCCAGGTGCCAGCCCGGCCGGCCGCGCCCCCAGGGCGTCTCCCAGGTCGGCTCCCCCGGCTTCGCCGACTTCCACATGGCGAAGTCCCGCGGATCGCGCTTCCCGGTCTCGCCCTCGCCGGAGGGCTGCAGCAGGTTGTCCAGCTCCTGGTTGGACAGCTGCAGATACCCGGGGAAGGAGCGCACGTCGAAG of Streptomyces phaeolivaceus contains these proteins:
- the cysS gene encoding cysteine--tRNA ligase: MTIRLYDTSARQIRDFAPLTPGCVSIYLCGATVQAAPHIGHIRSGLNFDIMRRWFEYRGYDVTFVRNVTDIDDKIIAKSADQGRPWWSIGYENERAFNDGYHALGCLPPTYEPRATGHVTEMVEMMRGLIERGHAYEADGNVYFDVRSFPGYLQLSNQELDNLLQPSGEGETGKRDPRDFAMWKSAKPGEPTWETPWGRGRPGWHLECSAMAHKYLGSAFDIHGGGLDLIFPHHENEIAQAKAFGDAFAAYWVHNAWVTMSGEKMSKSLGNSVLVSEMVKHWRPIVLRYYLGTPHYRSMIEYSEEALREAESAFARIEGFVQRVVEKAGGVVEPAAEVPPAFAEAMDDDLGVPQALAVVHTTVRQGNSALAADDKEEAVARLAEVRAMLGVLGLDPLDPHWAGDGADRGEDLHGVVDTLVGLVLQQREAARARKDWGTADAIRDQLNQSGLVIEDSPDGPRWTLGPR